The region CCCGTTGTTTGTCATCGGTAACAGCCACGGTGGTATTAATGGCCTTAATCCCCCAGGAGACCTCTAGGAGGTACTTCTCCTGAGTGGGGAGTCTTTTCAGCAGACTCCAACGGCCACTGGCTTCACCCTCCAGCATCCGTgactccttccctccatccctctctcccctccccccattgcAGATGAATTTGGGAACCCATCTGAGGTGAACAGCTGCTCCATCCCCCAGGGACCCGCGGTCTTTTCTGCCAATTACAAAGACTGTCATGTGCTGGAGAAGGTAGGGGTCTCACTGCTCTGGGGGAGACCCCACGGCTGGGAACCAGCTTGCCCTGACACAGTGTCAGGCTAGAGAGGCCCCTCAGGGACCAGGGACACATCGGAACCCAAGACCACTCAGTGGGCTGATGGGTGAGGAAGACTAAGTCCTGGGCACTgacccctcctctgcctggagGCTGCTCCCCTGCCGCCCTCTCTCCTGTAGGATGGGCGCTCCCACCCGAGGGTGTTCGTGGAAGCTGTGCTGCCCAATGGTCACTCTGATCTGTCCCAAACCTGATCACACCTGGACTCCAGACTCCCACCTGGCACCAACCACCACAttctcccttcctgcccctcATCCGCATCCCCTCCGCCCTACCCCAGAGGACAGCTTAGCCCATTTAACCCCTGCCTCACTGTCCCTggacccacccaccccaccctagCTCGACCCCAGCGGGGCACCTTGGAACACGGTGGGGAGCAGCTGAGAAGCAGCTTACGTAGATACGGAGGAGTCCTCCGTGCGCGCACACGCTGTCGGGAGCCTTCCTGAGGATCGGGTGGCCTGACAGCCCTTTGCTGGGCTCTACGAGGCCACTGCCCTCCATTTCCCTGGAGGTCTGCAGCCCACTTGGCTCCTTCTCCTGTCCTCACCACTCTTGTCCCCAGCCCTGGGTACCCTCTGACTCAGGAACAGTGCCAGGTGGCCTCCAGGCACATCCCCCGCAGACTGAGAAGTTCAAAGGAAGCCCTGTCAGCTGGCTGCAGTCATGACAACACCAGAGAGGGTCCCTGTTACTATGGCAACACAGGTGCCACTTTTCAAACCGAGCAAGGCCCTGGTCCCCTGAATGCTGAAGGAATAGGAgggcttcctcccccaccccacccgccaGTGATGAAACTGCCCCACGCCCCGTTCCTAGGAGAGCCTGGCCCCCAGAATGGACCGCAGAAGAGATCTTTAGATGTGGTGACCACCTGCCCCAGCCTGATAacagttaatctttttttttttttttaacatatttattgcagtataattgctttacaatggtgtgttagttcctgctttataacaaagtgaatcagttatacatatacatatgttcccatatctctcaGTTAATCTATCTTTACATGTACCCCTACCCGTAGATCTAGAACATTCCAGCGTGGATGATAAATTACATGGTGACCCTACTTCTAGAGTGTAGTTCACCTGTCTGTTGCCTGCGTGAGAAAGTCTGGTCTGTGAAGGCTTTGCTGGAGTTACCACTGCAAGAAAgggcagtgagagaagccagctCTCCCCTCCGAGGCCAGCCCTCAAATGCTGACGGTCGCCCAGGCCCTCCCCGCACTGTGTCTATGATGGACCCTGAACCCCAAGGCCCTGACCCTCCTCTTTGATCTGCCTTCGTCCCAGCGGCTGTCCAGTGCTTCAGAAACAGTCACTTCGTCCTGGTGGTGTCCCAGGAAACGGCCTTGGTGTGCAGGACACTGATCAATCTCCACCTGGCCCGCACCGCCCCCCGGCTGCCCCCCAGCCAGGAGGCGGGATCCTCCGTGGTCTCCATGGCTGGCCCTCTCACCTGCTGTGACACCACGGTCCAGGAAGAGTGGGGGCCACCCTGGTGCCCATGACCACCCCCTGGGAGGGCCTCCCCCAGCTGTCTCTTCCTACAGGTGGACCGCATCCAGCACAACCAGCTGGTGACCAACATCGGCATCTGGAtggggccacagggttccatcacGTGGGACGGCACCTTCCTCACACAGGCTGGGCTGCGGGCTTGGGTGTGAAGGGAGCACAGGTGAGCttagcacaggctttggagccgTCTGGGTTCATGTCCAAGCTCTGCTATCACCCACTGTGTGACCTCGGATGAGCTACTTACCTCTTCCCAGCGCCACCCGCCCCCCAGGCCGGGGCAACGCCCCTCAACCAGAGCTGATGTGAGCATTAGACCGGGCCTGCCCACGCCTGGCAGGCAGAAGCCACAGCAGGGCCTGAGAGGGCCGGAGTCCTCGAGAGCCCTCGCCTTTATCCCTCCAGGAACTAAGCTGAGAAACGAAGCATCAAGAAGCTGAAAAGTCCCCTTCCAGGCCCCAGGAAGAAGCCAAGGCTGTGCCTGGCCGTTGCCACCTCCTGATCTCAGAGGTTACAAAGCCGCAGATGAGGCAGAAGATAACTGGGGCTGAAGCTCTGAGGgtacggggtggggtgggggaggagcggAGGGAGAACCCCTCACTGAAAGGGGCCACCGGCACCTGCTGACTCAGGTGGCAAAACGAGCCAGGAACCCAGGATGCCAGGGGGTAACCCCTGAGGACATCTGAGCTTGTCACACCTGTCTCTGAACCCCAGGGGCCAGGCACCAACCTCAGCCTGAACTAATATGGTAACCACGGGGTGCAGGAATTCTGTGCTTGGCACTGAGTGGGTTTCCAGATGTCTTTTTTCCCCACCCTCCTGCCATGAGGGCTGGGGCAGGCTGCTGGCGTCAGGGTTCAAatgtctttccttttaaaatgctATGTATTCCCAGGGGGACCGGGGGACAAATCTGGCATGCTTTGGACGTCAGGATTTAAAAGCTACGGGAGCTAGCCAGAATTCATCACAGAAGGGAAGCATAAGGGGAAACAGCTGTAGGCCATCAGGAATGAGCTGGAGGGCTCCGCAGAGGAAAGGCCTTCCGGTCAGTGTGGAATCACTCGTGTGTACTGACACCTCCTTTGCGCCAGGCCCTGGTCTCCATTGGTAGGACGTCCTCCCCAAGGGCACCGGCCCAGGCCCGGACCCAGGGCTCTGCCACAAGGAGAAGTAAAGGTCGAGCGCTCAGGAgccggggtggggtgggtcaGCTCCTCCTGCAGAACACCTCCGGGTGCCGgcgtgcccctccccccaccaggtgCGTGCAGTGCCACGCAGGCCAGCCAGGCACACTGGACCCGGTGGCAGACCAGCCACAACTGCAAGGACAATGATGACCCCAGGGCGCTATCTCGTGACCTCACTTGATCCTTAACCACAGCCTTTGGAGGGAGGGGGGTCAGCGCCATTGTACAAAcgaagaaattgaggcttaggtTAAACGGCCAGTAAATGCTGATAAGATTCAAACCCGGGTCTGTGAGGTGACAGAGCTTTCAGAACAGGGCGGGCATCTGTCAGCCCCATGGGGGCTCCATCCTCGGCATCTAGAAGATGGCCTGGCACAGCAGGCTCGAACTGTCCCCAGAAGACAAGACGTGGTGGGCAGAGGATGGGCCAACGATGCACATCACCCAGGGGGCTGCAGGTGGCATCCATCCGCCCTGCTGGACCAAGCCTCCTATGTCCCATCCACATAGTACAGTAATCTGGATGCGCCGATTCTGTGTCTTCTCTCCTGCATCCTCTCCAACTTGGACTTCAGGCTTCACATCCACTGTGTCTTCAACGCCAGTGACTTCCTGCCCCTCCAGGCGCCCCTCTTTCCTCCCCCATCCAGCCACTGTGACCCAGTACAGCCCCCTGCGGCTCCAGCTGCAGATCGACAAGGGAAAAGGGTACGGTGTCCCTGCGCTTTCTCTACCCACCCCCACTTCCCAGACATACAGCCGACCGAAGTTCATGGGCCCCTCTCCCTGCAGACAAGGCTTTCAGCTCCTACCACGGGGAGGGGGACCACTCCATTGTGGGGCTGCTTCAAGAGTCTGACCCCATGGAGGTCTGGCTCCTGCAGAGGACAGACCCCATTCTGGTCCTGGTGCTGCACCAGCGCCAACCCCTTCCAGTATCCTCAGTGGCCCATCCAGTCAGGTGAGTGGCGGTGGTGCTGgagctgcccctcccctccccctccttgacttctctcctccccaggtgTCCTTTCGGTGACAGCTCAGGACCTGAATGATGGCCTTGGGAGGGTAGCTCTGCCCTTCCACTCTCACTACCAGTGCTTCACCGTTGCCACCTTCGCCCTCCTGGACACTGGCTCCTGGAGGGCCCGCAGGGGACCACTCAGAAGCATGTGTTCCTCCTGCCTGCTCCCCATCTGCTAAGCGGGGATAAGCTGGTCACCGAATCCCTCCAGCCCCCTGCGAGCTAATGAGGACAAAGGTCCCCAGACGGGACTTGGTCTTCCTGAGTGCTGTGGAGGGCAGTGAGCCCCGACCTGCAAACCACtccagaaggaggaaggaaaatgcCAGATCGTGAAGGCAAGCAACCCTAACCTGAGCCGGGCATGGTGTTCCAGAGTGGCCTCACTTCTGACTCCAGAAATGATGTGTTTAGCATAATTctgctttgaattttattttaattaattagtttatttttggctgcgttggctcttcgttgctgcgtgcgggcttctcactgcggtggcttctcttgttgcggagctcgggctctaggcatgtgggcttcagtagttgtggcacgcgggcccagtagttgtggcttgcgggctctagagcgcaggctcagtagttgtggcgcacgggcttagttgctccgcggcatgtgggatcttcccggaccagggctcgaacccgtgtcccctgcactggcaggcggattcttaaccactgcgccaccagggaagtccctctgctttGAATTTTTATAACTCAACTTCTGCGGAAGGTAAATATGGATACATTTAGTGTATATTTAGGTTTTTCTACGTAATCTATAAATGGCACCATAGGCCACATACTACTGTTTAACTTTCGTTCTACTGAACAATATAAATCTTTCACCTTAATATAGACAGatctctatatattttaaatagatgcATGACATTCCATCAGACGTAGACAGATGTCACTGGTTAGCACCTGGGAGGCTAGCTGAATAACCAGCTCAGCTGCGTGCCTCTTCCTGAGCCAAGAGACCCTCGCCCGCTGGATGAAGGGGTACCTGTCGGTTACGCTGCTGGCTGCTGGTTCAGGTCAGTTCCTCCTGCTTctactcctttttttaaaaaaaattatttatttattttggatgtgccaggtcttagtcgcggcacgcaggatcttcattgaggcatgtatgcaggatctagttccccgaccagggatcaaacctgggccccctgcatcgggagcgtggagtcttacccactggaccaccagtgaagtccctgctTCTACACCTTTTGGGAGCTGCCCGTGGCTTTGTGTTTCTGGAAGCGATGGTAACCCgcccccccaaccctgcccccagTCATTGGTCATTGAGGGCCAGGAAGAGAGGGCGCTAGACATCTGCTCTCCTGCTGCCCAGTTAACACTACGTCCTCGGAATCCCCTCTCCGCATCTGTCGGGTGGCAAAGGGAGCAGGTCGGCCCTCCCGGGGGGACTCTGAAGGCCGGGGCCAGGGCTCTACGCGGCACAGCGCTTCCCTCCCGCAGGGTCCACTACTGCAGACGTGAGCCATCCAGAACGAGGGAGGCACAGGTTCCAAATTGGGAAGCAGCACCTATGGCTCTGTACCTCGTGAGACTGGGGCTGGTCAGCGTGCCCAGATCTCTTCCCTCCCGCCTGGCCGGCAGCAGTGTGGGCCTGGGCTGGGTCCCAGACCCCATGTCCCTGCCTCAGGGCTTCTTGCCCATGGCTCTAAGCCAGCCCCGTGCCTTGACCTTATTCTCATCCCACCGGGTTTACTTCCTCTGCGGCACCTCTGCCTGCTGCCCCTCAGGGCTGAAGACTTACTCGACTACGTGTAGCTCTGGGGCTGCAGGTGAGTCCAGGGTGGGGGACAAAATAGGGGGGGTTCTTTGTCCTTTCATGTCTGCAGGCCTGTTCCTGGCTTCTGAGCCACGTGGGGAGCAGGACGGCAATGAGCCTCAGGTCACCACAATGACATTGCCAGGCCCAGAGCACGGTGAGCTCTCCCGGGCCACTGGGCTTTGAGGATTCCTACAGGTGGGAGT is a window of Eschrichtius robustus isolate mEscRob2 chromosome 11, mEscRob2.pri, whole genome shotgun sequence DNA encoding:
- the ZP1 gene encoding LOW QUALITY PROTEIN: zona pellucida sperm-binding protein 1 (The sequence of the model RefSeq protein was modified relative to this genomic sequence to represent the inferred CDS: inserted 7 bases in 4 codons; deleted 1 base in 1 codon; substituted 3 bases at 3 genomic stop codons) is translated as MLHKLREAPLQPTGPTGVTKSKFVLFATGQANEFGNPSEVNSCSIPQGPAVFSANYKDCHVLEKDGRSHPRVFVEAVLPNGXTLICPKPDHTWTPDSHLAPTTTFSLPAPHPPGYPLTQEQCQVASRHIPRRLRSSKEALSAGCSHDNTREGPCYYGNTAAVQCFRNSHFVLVVSQETALVCRTLINLHLARTAPRLPPSQEAGSSVVSMAGPLTCCDTTVQEDCLFLQVDRIQHNQLVTNIGIWMGPQGSITWDGTFRLHIHCVFNASDFLPLQAPLFPPPXPATVTQYSPLRLQLQIDKGKGYDKAFSSYHGEGDHSIVGLLQESDPMEVWLLQRTDPILVLVLHQXANPFQYPQWPIQSGECPFGDSSGPEXWPWEGALPFHSHYQCFTVATFALLDTGSWRARRGRVYFLCGTSACCPSGLKTYSTTCSSGAAGRQXASGHHNDIARPRXTVSSPGPLGFEDSYRWESTLGPAGSTMNCSPSPLLWVILLLLAVALVXGVGVFVDLSQAKPRSSWKATEGEQAE